One region of Terriglobales bacterium genomic DNA includes:
- a CDS encoding ABC transporter permease: MQNPILENCGSRMLFSEVCRVAMDSFQLNKVRFALTAVGMVIGTMSLILVTTIALTGKQYVLSLIQGIGANMIIAEYSGGGNSAVSAVPQDYLTVDDMRAVQEQVPGLRAASPMMELQERIPVGGGKERDVQVLGVSPDYRWIRNLALPAGRFFDSEDTASRNKVACVTDKFAERTYGSQDAAIGQTLKITGLPFTVICTFREQVETFGQSEVSDDTILIPYTVARYFTGTDFTKQLFFSTSDSSDVPRASHAIGEVIKSRHRPESVYKVQNLTQLLDVAAKTANALTLVLMLVAMVTLVVSGVGIMNIMLANVSARIREIGIRKAIGATRREIRTQFLTEAVFIALVGGFVGTVIGLALPFSVRFFTSFRIPISGLSAVIAIAVSSLVGVLFGTVPATRAAQLDPIESLRYE; encoded by the coding sequence ATGCAGAATCCGATCCTCGAGAACTGCGGTTCGCGCATGCTGTTCAGCGAAGTCTGCCGCGTGGCGATGGACTCGTTCCAGTTGAACAAGGTGCGTTTCGCGCTGACCGCGGTGGGCATGGTGATCGGCACCATGTCGCTGATCCTGGTGACCACGATCGCGCTCACCGGCAAGCAGTACGTGCTGAGCCTGATCCAGGGGATCGGCGCCAATATGATCATCGCCGAGTACTCGGGCGGCGGGAACAGCGCGGTGAGCGCGGTGCCGCAGGACTACCTCACGGTTGACGACATGCGCGCCGTGCAGGAGCAGGTGCCGGGCCTGCGCGCCGCTTCGCCCATGATGGAGTTGCAGGAGCGCATTCCGGTGGGCGGCGGCAAGGAGCGCGACGTGCAGGTGCTGGGCGTGAGCCCGGACTATCGCTGGATCCGAAATCTTGCGCTGCCCGCCGGGCGCTTCTTCGATTCGGAAGATACGGCCTCGCGCAACAAGGTGGCGTGCGTCACCGACAAGTTCGCCGAGCGCACCTACGGCAGCCAGGACGCGGCGATCGGCCAGACGCTGAAGATCACCGGCCTGCCCTTCACGGTGATTTGTACCTTCCGCGAACAGGTGGAGACATTCGGACAGTCGGAAGTTTCCGACGACACCATCCTGATCCCGTACACGGTGGCGCGCTACTTCACCGGAACGGACTTCACCAAGCAGCTGTTTTTCTCGACGTCGGATTCATCGGACGTGCCGCGGGCCAGCCATGCCATCGGCGAAGTGATCAAGAGCAGGCACCGGCCCGAGTCGGTCTACAAGGTGCAGAATTTGACGCAACTGCTCGACGTGGCGGCAAAGACGGCGAACGCACTGACGCTGGTGCTGATGCTGGTGGCGATGGTGACGCTGGTGGTGAGCGGCGTGGGTATCATGAACATCATGCTGGCCAACGTGAGCGCGCGTATTCGTGAGATCGGGATTCGCAAAGCGATCGGCGCCACGCGGCGCGAAATCCGCACACAGTTCCTGACCGAGGCCGTTTTCATCGCCCTGGTGGGGGGCTTTGTCGGGACGGTGATCGGGCTGGCGCTGCCGTTTTCGGTGCGGTTCTTCACCAGCTTCAGGATTCCCATTTCCGGGCTGTCGGCGGTCATCGCGATCGCGGTGTCGTCGCTGGTGGGCGTGCTGTTCGGCACCGTGCCGGCGACCAGGGCGGCGCAGCTGGACCCGATCGAAAGCCTGCGCTACGAATGA
- a CDS encoding helix-turn-helix transcriptional regulator, translating to MPAKPSGTLLKPRDAAAVLGVSYPALKQWIYKKRLRTVVTPGGHHRIPESELDKFLHRAAARQPEGSRQGFRHISGRNQLIGRVLEVRIEGLLAQVRLSIGGQKITAIITADAAREMRLKRGDTAAALVKATEVMIVRP from the coding sequence ATGCCCGCCAAGCCTTCGGGAACGCTGCTGAAGCCGCGTGACGCGGCGGCGGTCCTTGGCGTGAGCTATCCCGCCCTGAAACAGTGGATCTACAAGAAGCGGTTGCGCACGGTGGTCACACCCGGCGGGCATCACCGCATTCCCGAGAGCGAGCTCGACAAATTCCTGCACCGCGCCGCGGCGCGTCAGCCTGAGGGCAGCCGGCAGGGTTTCCGGCACATCAGTGGACGCAATCAGCTGATCGGGCGCGTGCTCGAAGTGCGCATCGAGGGCCTGCTGGCGCAGGTGCGGCTTTCCATCGGGGGGCAGAAGATTACGGCGATCATCACGGCCGACGCGGCGCGCGAGATGCGCCTGAAGCGCGGCGACACGGCGGCCGCGCTGGTGAAAGCGACGGAAGTGATGATTGTGAGGCCGTAA